CTACGGTGCAACCGGCATCGGCGGCGAGATCCCGCCGAACTCAACCCTGATCTTCGACGTCCAGTTGCTCGCGGTGAAGTAGCGCGCCAGCGGCGGCGATCCTGCTACTCTTCGGCTGCGCCCACCGGGATGGCGCCCTTCTTCGGGCGGCGGTTCGATTGCAACACTTTCTTGCGCAGGCGCAGCGACTTCGGAGTGACCTCGACGTATTCGTCGTCGGCGATGAACTCGATGGCCTGCTCCAGGTTGAGCGCGCGGTACGGGACGAGGCGGATAGCGTCGTCGGCGCTCGACGAACGCATGTTGGTGAGTTTCTTTTCGCGGACGGCGTTGACGTCGAGATCGTTCTCGCGCGAGTTCTCGCCCACGATCATGCCTTCGTAGACCTCGGTGGTCGGTCCCACGAAAAGTTCGCCGCGTTCCTGCAATCCCCAGAGCGCATACGCGGTGGTCGCGCCGGTGCGGTCGGAGACGAGGGCGCCGGTTATCCGGTGCGGGATCTCGCCCTGCCACTCGGTGTAGCCGTCGAACAGCGAGTTCATCACGATGGTGCCGCGCGTGTCAGTGAGCATCTCCGAGCGCAGCCCGATCAAGCCGCGGCTGGGTATGCGGAACTCCATCCGCACGCGGCCGAAGCCGTGGTTGTGCATCTTCACCATCTCGGCCTTGCGCATCCCGAGTTTTTCCATCACCACGCCGACGAAGGCCTCGGGGATATCGACGGTGAGGTGCTCCACCGGTTCCATGGTCTTGCCGCCGATGGTCTTGGTGACGATCTCGGGCTTGCCGACCATGAGTTCGTAGCCTTCGCGCCGCATCATCTCGAGCAGGATGGAGAGTTGCAATTCGCCGCGACCGGCGATGCGGAAGGAGTCCGGACTGTCGGTATCTTCCACGCGGATGGAGACGTTGGTGAGCAACTCTTTCTGCAAGCGGTCGCGCAGATGGCGCGAAGTGACGTATTCGCCTTCGCGTCCGACGAAGGGCGAGGTGTTGATGGTGAACAGCATCGCGATGGTGGGCTCATCGATCACGATGGGCGGCAGCGGCGCGGGGTTCTCCACGTTGGTGATGGTCTCGCCGATGGTGATGCCGGTGACGCCGGCGATGGCGACGATGTCCCCGATCGCGGTCTCGGTCTCGTCCACGCGGGTGAGTCCGTCGAAGGTGAAAAGCTTGGTGATCTTGGTCTTCTGGAACGTCCCGTCGAGCTTGGCGATGGCGACTTCGTCGTTCGTGCGCAGCGTGCCGTTGGCGACGCGCGCGATGGCGAGACGGCCGAGGTAGTCGGAGTAATCGAGGTTCGCCACCAGGATCTGTAGCGGACCATCGGGATCGCCCGTCGGCTCCGGGATGGTGGTGACAATCGTCTCGAAGAGCGGCGCCAGGTCGGCGCCGGGCTTGGCAACGTCTGCCGTGGCGGTGCCGAGCTTCGCGTTGGTGTAGAGCACGGGAAAATCGAGCTGGTCTTCTTCCGCGTCGAGGTCGATGAACAGGTCGTAGATCTCGTTCAGCACTTCCTGCGCGCGCGCGTCTGGGCGATCGATCTTGTTGATCACCACGATGGGCGGCAGCTTGGCCTCGAGCGCCTTCCCCAGGACGTAGCGCGTCTGCGGCAGCGGGCCTTCGCTGGCGTCCACCAGCAACATGACGCCATCCACCATCTTGAGGGCGCGCTCCACTTCGCCGCCGAAATCGGAGTGGCCGGGCGTGTCTACGATGTTGATCTTCACGTGGTGGTAGAACACGGCCGTGTTCTTGGCGAGGATGGTGATGCCACGCTCGCGCTCGAGATCGTTCGAGTCCATGACGCGGTCGACCAGCTCCTGGTTGGCGCGAAAGACGCCGCTTTGGCGAAGCATGGCGTCCACCAGGGTGGTCTTGCCGTGGTCAACGTGCGCGATGATGGCGATGTTGCGGATTGCCTGATCCAAAGGATTTCCTTGCAGGAAGTAGGTCTTCCTAGTGTAACCGACAATGTGCCGGTTGACTTGCCGCGGAGGCGACGTTCTGGTGGGGCCGCGGCCAGGCATGTGTACAAGGTGGGAGAGCGATCCTCTCCGCAGCACCCTTTGCGCAGGGCACATCCGTATCGCTGGCCCAGGCCGCGAGCGCCGGTTCGGTGTTTGCCGGCTGGGGCGGCGACTGTTCCGGCGCGGGCGCCTGCGTGGTGACGATGGACGCGCCGCGCACGGTGAACGCGACCTTCAACCTGGAACCGACATTCGCTTTCGGCACCCCGCCACCGCCAGTGACTGTGTCTGCGGGCCAGCAGGCCGCGTTCGTGCTGACAGTGAATCCGCAGAATGGAACGTTCAACAGCGCGATCACTTTCTCCTGCACCGGAGTGCCGTCGCTGGCCAGCTGCGTGTTCTCGCCCGCCTCGGTCACGCCGGGAGCTAGTCCGGCAACGACCACGCTGACCATCAGCACGTCGGCGCCCATCACGGCGGCGCTGCTCCGGGAGTCGTCTATCTTCGCGCTGTGGCTACCGCTGCCGCTAGCGCTGCTGGGATGGAACGCGGCGCGCCGTGTGTCTCGGCGGCAGAGAGTGCTCGGCCTGATCGGGCTGGGCATGCTGCTTACGCTCGCGATGGCGGGATGCGGCGGCAGCAGCGGCAGTGCGCGCCGCCAGATCCCCGGCACCCCGGCTGGCACTTACAACGTGACCGTCACCGGAACATCGGGCGCCACGACGCGTACGACAACCGTCACGCTCACGGTGCGGTAGGCAGATTGGAAGGGTGAAGCAAGGTTCGCGCTAAGAAATGGCTCCTCAGGTAGGACTCGAACCTACAACCCTCCGGTTAACAGATGCCGGGAGTCATGAGGACTGGTATGAACCAGTTGACATTAGTACTAGACAGACAAAGGGTTAGCTGAGCGTCCCCGTACTTCGCTCTGCTATGGTCTTCGACCATTTCCCATGCAGCGTGGGCACAGTTCTGGGCACAGGTAAATAAGGATGTCCGCACTGCCATGAGCTTGATGACTGGATTGAACGGACGCGTGGAAGGGGAGATCGCCGCTGGACCCAATTGGACCCAAGATGTTGGTCGTTGGCGCTTAAACAGCGCTCATCCAACCTCCGACCCCCTGGTCCCGAAATATAACCGATTCGCTATGTTGTTGGTTCGCTTAGGTTGGTTCTGCGTCGTAGTACATCTAAGTGCAGGGTGTTCGGCACCGATTGGACCCAAATTGGACCCAAGTTTTTGCGGCCACGTCTTTAGCCTTTCTGAAGCCGGCTGCAAAAACACATCGCTCCTACTGCGCTAGCAATGAGGAGAGGCTTTGTGTTTCCTCCTGGATCGAGTCGGCGCTATAGGCGAAGTCTTCTTCGCCCTTGGAAGCGATCTTCGGGTGCTGCTGTAGGACATCCGTCACTTCCCGGACGGTCTCCTCCAACTTGGTGCGGCAGCACTCGAGTTCGTGGGTCCTTTCGATCAACCCCCGCCGGGCCGCTTGTCCCATCACGCGGACGGAGGACTGCAACGCCTGGTTCGCCTTCTGCAAGAGATAGTTCAATGACTCGGCATGGCTTTGCCAGAGGTAGGTCGTCTCTCCACGACCGCGCAACGCGGCAAACTCGACTGCCATCCGCACCTGCACCACGAAAAGCTCGCGTATGCATGCGGCATAATCGCCGCGGAAGCTCAACTCACCCTCGAACGGATTCAAGAAGCTTCGCAATTCCACGTCCGCGAGCGTCAGTTGGCCTACGGGGAGCGAGAGGCAGTTCTGCGCCGGCGTCGAGAGGCGAAGATAGGTCTTGATCGCCTGCACCAGGTCCTTCAACTTGCTGTCTTCTTCCGCCTCGCGGTTCTTCTTTGGCATGGTTTCGGTGAAATCCATCGAGATGTTCTCGATCGCGATGGTGTTCGGAGGCGCCAACTGTCCTGGTGTCACTTCGGAAGTGCTCATTGCCGGTCCCTCTCTATTGTCAAAATCGCTTCTTGCCCGCTGGTGTTGCCGAGTTTCAAGTTCCCCGGAGTTATCGAGACCGTGAACGGGCGTGACCCTTCGACCTCGACGGTCATGATCATTTCCCCGTTCGGATCCAGAGGATGCGCTTCTGCTTGCTCACGGGAAGAGAATGCACCCCCGCGGGAAAGCCCGCAAGTTACGGAGGTAACCAGCCGCAACCGCTTAGCCGACGCTCTTGCCGCAGCCGCGGCGCTGAGGCAGGAACAACTCGCTAACCCGCCCGACCCCAACGTGGCCTTTTCGTATCTGTCCGAAGAGACCAATCGTGGACGATTCCTGGGCTATAAAGCAGCAATGAGTCATCGGCGCCGTCCCACTGCGGCCGCATGCGGCGACTTCCGCCGCCGCGGTCAATAAACCGACCCAGGCACGACTTCGTTTGGCGCGAAGATTGCCCCGCTGAGGATCCTCCCGCCCGACCCCACTTTCAAAGACCTCAGACCTCAGTGCTTTGTTCTCCTTAGTGTCCTCCACATTCTCGACGATGGCACGACCGCTAAGCGTGTGCTCCCGGGGCGGAAGAACCTTTCCAATAGTAAGGTTATGGTCTATCGTCGACATATGGCAGCTTCCACGAAGACCAAAGAACCACCAGACTTTGCTGCACTCACACGTGAGCTGGCGGGTGGCCCAGACAACGCTCGCATCACGATGGTCTCTCCTTCATGGGCGACAACACAAGCTGGTTAGGTTGCGCCCGACACAAATGTGGGTGCCCCACACAAGCTGGTTTTGCTTGTGTGGGAGGAGGGATCAGCGGGACTCGGTCAGCGGTAACGGCAAAAGAACCCTCGGCAGCCTCATGCCGAGGGTTCTTTGTTCAATCTCGCGCAATGAGCCCAATGGTTACTGCGGGTACGTCACCGTCACCGCCTGGACGCCGTTCGCGCGGGATGACGTCAGGCCGCGTCCGAGCGAGTCGTAGGTGTGCGACTCGTCTCACTTGTGCCACAAGTTAGCACTGGTCGTGCAGAGTGATGAGTGGCGGGCTTCGCCTCAGCGGAAAGCTCCCAACAGGTAGGCTATGAGCAGAATCACCAATATGGTGCCTAATCCTATGCCCGCGCCCCCACCGTAACCCCAGCGGCTATGGCCGTAGTACCCCCCACCGCCACCCAACACCAACACCAAAATGATCACCACTATCAACAACATTGTGGATCCTCACTTTCTTCTGAACGTTAGCTCACGGGCCGACGGCATCGTTGTAGCCCATCACCGCAGAGGTTCATGGACGCGCGGTGGCGCCTCCGTCTCCGAATCACCGCCGGGATTCACTTCCCCAGCACTTTCTCGATCTCGCCGACCTTCTTCTCGACCTTGCCGCGGACATGTTCGGCTTTGCCTTTAGCTTTCAACTTAGGATTGTCCGTTACTTGGCCTGCCTTCTCTTTGACTGTGCCTTTCACTTCATGGAAGGTGCCTTTAATCTCATTCTTCGTACTCGGCTTCATGTGTCTTCTCCTTATCGTTGATTGGTTGAAGCTTGCCTGATCTAGCTTTGCCGGGCCCTTGCCGTTTATCAGGGCGGCTCGATGTCAATCGAACCGCCCTGAGCTCTCCAGTTCACCGGTCTAAATCCACTGCAGCCTAACCCTGCTTTTTCTGCTCTTGATCGTGTTTCTCTTGTTCCGACTGCGGACTCTTGGGCTCTCCGCTCGGGACCTGCTGTTTCTGTTGCACGGGCTGGTCCGGCTGGTTCCCAGGTTTCTGCTCCGAACCGGGCTTCTGCGGATCGCTATGTTGTGGGCTGCGATTTCCTTGATCTGACATTTTACTTCTCCTTTGCTGGTCTCTCTGTTGTTGGTAGGTGCTGCTCGATGCAAGATGCCGTTATGCCCCGAAAGAGGCACCGCAAGACCTTATAGGCGCGCGGTCCCCCCTAGTCTGTTCAGAAGTGCTCTACCCGCGGGAGAGGACCTGAATGACGGGTGGGGAAGCGACCTACTTACCGCGGCCAGTCGCGCAGGAGCGGCTTCCTGATTCATCGTCTCTATACAGGAGCCTAAAGGGACGGCATGCTCGACCTTTCGCAGTCAGTTCCGGTAGCTGACACAGAAACGATGGCACCGTACAGAAACTCGTCACCAATTCGTCACCAAAACTCGTCGATTTTGGCCTTTTTTTGGGGTTATGAAAATGCGGAAAGCAAGGCAGGCAAAGGGATTTAGGTTCGTGACCACATAATTGACACGGTAGAGATCAGCTCCAGGTTTTGTAGATCGTCGTCGATCGCGAGCAGAATCGCCGTTCCGTCGGGAGATGTCGGGCTCATCGGTCCCCTCCTCTAGGAACCGCCTGCGTTCCTGAATCCCGGGCGCGCGGCGACGCAACACCGCCACTTGCTCAGCGGTTCGCGCTACTGGCCTATTTCCTGGTCGACCAGTTGTTGGATGCGTTGCTTGTCGCGGGCACTGATACTTGTGAACTGCACGCCCGCGCGGCCCTTGTCGTCGACTCGAACGACCAAGCCTTGCGCGCGGATCGGACCACGTTGCGCGGGCAGATTGAATGTCAGGCTTACGTTCGCCTTCAACCCCAGGGCGCCTGCGGAATCGAACAGGATCCCATCGCAGCTCAGGTTGGCGCTCTCGCCTTTGACCGCCAATCCGGGGCCCTCGCAACTCACCTCGGTGCGCAAGGAGATCCGTGCGAACCGGCGGCGGTTGTCGTGCATCGCGCCCTGCGTGGTGCGGAACAGCGCGATCAGTTTGTAACGATCGATCGGCTTTTGCAGGTAGAAGGTTCCCCCTGCCTCGAACGCCTGCCCCATGGTTTCCCGCTCCTCGCGGCCGGTGACGATGATGATCGGCGTAGCCTTATTGCGCGAGGAAGCGCGGACCAATCGGGCGAACTCAAAGCCGTTCAGTCCGGGCATTTGTAAGTCGAGAAAGATTCCGTCGAAGCGTTTCTCTTGCAACAAGGGCACCGCCTGCCGGCTCTTACTGAAGGCCTCGACGTCTGCTTTCATCGAGATCAGCACCTCCCGAATGAGCTCCAGCGAGGCGATGTCGTCTTCAACCACCAATACTTGCAATGCCACTTGTGTGCCTCCACTGTCTTTCAGTACGTGTTCACGACATCCCGTCGGACGACTGCTTTACCTTTTCGATCTCCGCCCACAGCACGGAAAGCGTGATCGGTTCCGAGACGTAACCATCAAAACCGGCGGCCAGCGCTTTTTCTTGCTCGCCGCGCATGGCAAAAGCGGTCAGCGCGATGACCTTTAGCTTCTGCCAGCGTTCGTCGAGGCGGATCCTGCGTATCACCTCGTAGCCATCCAACTTCGGCATTTGGATGTCGAGCAGGATCATGTCGGGGGCAAACTCTTCTAGCCTGGCGAGCGCTTCCTCACCGTTCTCCGCCTCGGTGACGGAATGGCCTTTCATGCCCAGCGCCTCGCGCAGCAGCTCGCGATTCGCGGCGTTGTCCTCTGCCACCAGGATGTTCATGCGCGCTTCCCTTCGGGGTCGGGGGTGGCCCGGACGAGCACAGCGCGAAGCTTGGCGAGCAACTCTTCCTTCCACGGGCCGCCTTTGGTCAGCAGCGCTTGTGCCTCACGCGACAGAAATCTTTCCTCCTCTTCTGTCAGGTCCTTTCCCGTCAGGATGAAGACGGGGATCGAGCGCAGGGACTCATCCTGCTTCATCGTGCGCAATACCTCGAAACCGTCCATTTCCGGCATCATCAGGTCGAGCAGCACGGCGTCGGGCCGTTCTTCGCGCAATTTCCGCAGACCTTGTGCGCCGTTCGAAACCTGCAGCGAGATGAACCCGGCCGATTCGATCACCTCGTTGACGAGATGGAGGTGGGCGGGGTCGTCCTCGATGATCAGGATGCGGTACGGTCGCGTCGTGGGCGCGAGCTGGCGGCGCAAGGCCCGCAGCAATGTATCGCGGGAGACCGGCTTGACCAGATAGTCTGCGGCGCCGAGCGCAAAGCCCGCGCTTTTCTGGTCAAGGATGGTGACGACGATGACCGGTATCTCTGCCGTTCGCGGGTCTTTTTTGAGGTCGCTCAGGATGCTCCAGCCGTTTACGGGCATGAGAACATCCAGCAGGATCGCGTCCGGCTGCAGGTCGCGCGCCAGGCGCAGCGCGCTTTCGCCGCCCTCGCTCCCGCGGATATCGAAACCCTCGGGGGCAAGGAAACTGGCCAGCAACTGACGCGCGAGCGGGTGGTCATCGATCACCAGTAGCAGGGGATGGGAACGCCCGCGCGCCGGCGCCCTCTGTTCCGCTGCAACAGGACTCGCGATGGCAAGCAGCTCCGCCTGAGTGCCGGCGGGAAGCACCACGATGAAGCGGCTTCCCTTGCCCGGTTCACTCTCGACCCAAATCTTTCCACCTTGGTTCTCGACCAGCCGCCGTGTGATCGCCAGCCCCAGGCCGGTGCCTTGCTGCTTGCTGGCTTCGTCTCCGACCTGGCGGAATTCTTCGAAGATCGTTTCCTGATCCTCAGGCCGTATGCCTATGCCAGTGTCGGTGACGATGATCGCAGGTCTTCCGCCGTGGATCCCGACCTCGAGGGTGACCTTGCCTCCTTCGGGCGTGAATTTCACCGCATTGCTCAGCAGGTTGTAGAGGACCTGCTTGATCCGCAAGCGGTCGGCATAGACCGTCAGCTCCTGTTCGGGTTCAGAAACTTCCAGGGTCACTCGCTTGCCCATCGCCAATGGCCGGATCAGGGAGATCACCTCGGGCACAGCGCTGTAGAGGTGAAAGTCCTCGCATTGCAGTTCCAATTGTCCCGCTTCGATCTTGGAAAGGTCGAGGATGTCATTGATCAACTGCAGCAGGTGGCGCGCGCCGGTGCGGACGTATCCGACAAAGCGCGCCTGCTTCTCGTTCAATGGCCCGGGTCCCTGGTCGTCCAGCAGCTCCGAGAAGCCCAGGATGGCGTTCAACGGCGTTCGCAGCTCATGGCTCATATTGGCCAGGAACTGGCTCTTCATCTGGTTGGCGCGCTCGACCTCCCGATTGCGCAGTTCCAGTTGATTGTGCTGTGCCTCGATCAACTCGAGGTTCTGTTGCTTTTCCTGCTGTAAGTGTTTCTGCTCCGTGATATCCCGTCCCGTGACATAGATAAGACCGTCGGGATGGGCAACCGCTCTCCATGCCAACCAGCGATAGGAGCCATCCTTGCACCGGCAACGGTTCTCAAAACCCGCCACACTGCTTCCGGCCTTGAGTCTCTCCATCGACTGCAGAGTGGGAGCCTTATCGTCGGGATGGACGAGTTCCATGAATGGCAGAGCCAGAAACTCCTCTGTCGTGTAACCCAGCGTGTCGGTAAAGGCAGGATTAACGCGCTTGAAATAGCCATCGAAGCCTGCGATACACAGCATGTCGAGCGCCATACTGAAGAAGCGGTCCCGCTCCTCTAAGCTCGCCTTGAGCTGCTCGTCCTCCGTTTGCAGATCATCCGCCATGCGGTTGAATGCGGACGCAAGCTTCCCTAGCTCATGTTTCCCACTCCCGATCTCGACCCGCGTTGTCAGATCGCCAGTCCCCAAGCGGTCTGCGCCGGCGGAAAATTGGCTGATCCGGGAAGCGATCTGGTTCGCCAGAGTGAATGCCACGACCAGAACGAAGAGCAACGTCAGCCCCGTGCCCAGGATGATCACTCCCCGCGTGACTGCCGCCTGGCGCTGGGCCTGTTGTTTCCGTTCGGCGAGGAGTTCCTCCTCCTCTCCCGTGACGGCGCCCGCCAGAGTCTCGATCTTTGTCGTCAGCTCACGGCTGTGCCGCATGTCATCGACGAGAGGGACCATGGGATCGCCTTGGCGGCGGCCCTCCACGATGCCGTCCATGATGGCAATCTTCTGTTGCAGCAGCGCATCGATCTCTTGCAGACGTCCCTGCTGTCTTGGATTGTCCGCGGTGAGCGCGCGGATCACTCCCAGTGCCGGCGAAGCTCCACTGCGGCGTTCCTGATAGTCGGTCAAAAATGATTCGTCGCGACTGGCCATGTATCCGCGTGCTGAGGCTTCCATGCCGAACATCGCGCGCAGGAATTGCTGGGTGGCGCCCAGCACCTGATGGGTGTGCGTGACCCGCTGATCGCTGGCGATTAACTCCTTGCTTCCGACATAGGAGAGAACCCCTGCCAATGCGAGGGGAACCATAATCGAGAGAAACGCGACAATCAGCTTCGAGCGTATGGACAAGTGAACCTCGCTGCGAAATCCCAACTGCAGCATGAGTCGCTGTCGTAGTGTCCTGGTGAAGTGCTCATCCGGGCCGTGGTGCTCCACATGGCCGATGGCCTGCTGTGTCGTGTAGCCCGTGGACCTGCTTCCAGTCCCGTCTATTTCTCTGGCTGGTGAGCGCCGATCCTTGCAGGAAGCTACCGAAACACTAGATCCTAGTCCCCGCGGGGGGCGGGGCCTTCTATCTATGGCCTAAAGAAACGTACCTTAATCTTCGACGAATACGGCGATAGGCGTGTATCTG
This Acidobacteriota bacterium DNA region includes the following protein-coding sequences:
- a CDS encoding CsbD family protein; translation: MKPSTKNEIKGTFHEVKGTVKEKAGQVTDNPKLKAKGKAEHVRGKVEKKVGEIEKVLGK
- a CDS encoding response regulator, translated to MLQLGFRSEVHLSIRSKLIVAFLSIMVPLALAGVLSYVGSKELIASDQRVTHTHQVLGATQQFLRAMFGMEASARGYMASRDESFLTDYQERRSGASPALGVIRALTADNPRQQGRLQEIDALLQQKIAIMDGIVEGRRQGDPMVPLVDDMRHSRELTTKIETLAGAVTGEEEELLAERKQQAQRQAAVTRGVIILGTGLTLLFVLVVAFTLANQIASRISQFSAGADRLGTGDLTTRVEIGSGKHELGKLASAFNRMADDLQTEDEQLKASLEERDRFFSMALDMLCIAGFDGYFKRVNPAFTDTLGYTTEEFLALPFMELVHPDDKAPTLQSMERLKAGSSVAGFENRCRCKDGSYRWLAWRAVAHPDGLIYVTGRDITEQKHLQQEKQQNLELIEAQHNQLELRNREVERANQMKSQFLANMSHELRTPLNAILGFSELLDDQGPGPLNEKQARFVGYVRTGARHLLQLINDILDLSKIEAGQLELQCEDFHLYSAVPEVISLIRPLAMGKRVTLEVSEPEQELTVYADRLRIKQVLYNLLSNAVKFTPEGGKVTLEVGIHGGRPAIIVTDTGIGIRPEDQETIFEEFRQVGDEASKQQGTGLGLAITRRLVENQGGKIWVESEPGKGSRFIVVLPAGTQAELLAIASPVAAEQRAPARGRSHPLLLVIDDHPLARQLLASFLAPEGFDIRGSEGGESALRLARDLQPDAILLDVLMPVNGWSILSDLKKDPRTAEIPVIVVTILDQKSAGFALGAADYLVKPVSRDTLLRALRRQLAPTTRPYRILIIEDDPAHLHLVNEVIESAGFISLQVSNGAQGLRKLREERPDAVLLDLMMPEMDGFEVLRTMKQDESLRSIPVFILTGKDLTEEEERFLSREAQALLTKGGPWKEELLAKLRAVLVRATPDPEGKRA
- a CDS encoding response regulator encodes the protein MALQVLVVEDDIASLELIREVLISMKADVEAFSKSRQAVPLLQEKRFDGIFLDLQMPGLNGFEFARLVRASSRNKATPIIIVTGREERETMGQAFEAGGTFYLQKPIDRYKLIALFRTTQGAMHDNRRRFARISLRTEVSCEGPGLAVKGESANLSCDGILFDSAGALGLKANVSLTFNLPAQRGPIRAQGLVVRVDDKGRAGVQFTSISARDKQRIQQLVDQEIGQ
- a CDS encoding response regulator is translated as MNILVAEDNAANRELLREALGMKGHSVTEAENGEEALARLEEFAPDMILLDIQMPKLDGYEVIRRIRLDERWQKLKVIALTAFAMRGEQEKALAAGFDGYVSEPITLSVLWAEIEKVKQSSDGMS
- the typA gene encoding translational GTPase TypA, which gives rise to MDQAIRNIAIIAHVDHGKTTLVDAMLRQSGVFRANQELVDRVMDSNDLERERGITILAKNTAVFYHHVKINIVDTPGHSDFGGEVERALKMVDGVMLLVDASEGPLPQTRYVLGKALEAKLPPIVVINKIDRPDARAQEVLNEIYDLFIDLDAEEDQLDFPVLYTNAKLGTATADVAKPGADLAPLFETIVTTIPEPTGDPDGPLQILVANLDYSDYLGRLAIARVANGTLRTNDEVAIAKLDGTFQKTKITKLFTFDGLTRVDETETAIGDIVAIAGVTGITIGETITNVENPAPLPPIVIDEPTIAMLFTINTSPFVGREGEYVTSRHLRDRLQKELLTNVSIRVEDTDSPDSFRIAGRGELQLSILLEMMRREGYELMVGKPEIVTKTIGGKTMEPVEHLTVDIPEAFVGVVMEKLGMRKAEMVKMHNHGFGRVRMEFRIPSRGLIGLRSEMLTDTRGTIVMNSLFDGYTEWQGEIPHRITGALVSDRTGATTAYALWGLQERGELFVGPTTEVYEGMIVGENSRENDLDVNAVREKKLTNMRSSSADDAIRLVPYRALNLEQAIEFIADDEYVEVTPKSLRLRKKVLQSNRRPKKGAIPVGAAEE